GCAATTGAATTTTATTACTTAATAAAGCTATCCATCGTAAGGATGTAGAGATTTCTTCAGGAGTACTTAATATATTTGAAGAAATAATTTTCATTTTCACTAAATCAATATCGGGATTATAATATCTATTAAATAAAACAAAAGCATCGAGATTTTTTGTCCAGCTTAATTTTTGTATTAATTGAGCTAAGCCTGCGGAATATTTGCTCATTTTTAAGGCAATAGGTATTTTGATATTTTTTCTAACATCAGAAATAATATCAAAATATTTTTTTTCATTTTCTACACTACTTAAATTAATATCCGAAGGCAACATAGAAACATTAATTTCTAAAGCATCTGCTCCAGCATTTTCTATTTTTTTTGAAAAAGCAATCCATTCTTTATTATCAGTACAATTTATACTTGCGATAACCGGAATATTAACAGCTGCTTTAGCATCTCTAATTAAATTAATATAGTCGCTGGTGCTCTTTTCTTTTGTATAATATCTAGCATAATCGTGTGCTTCGGGATAATCGTGATAATCTTGATTTTCACTTTTCCCCATTTCCATAAGAATTTGTTCTTCGAAAAGTGATTTTAGAACAACGGCTGCAGCACCAAATTTTTCTAAATTTTTAATTTTTTCCACAGAATCGGTTAATCCCGAGCTTCCAATAATAATTGGATTCTTTAAATTTAATCCAAGATATTTTACAGACAAATCCATTTTTAATGATTTTAATTAGTTGAACAAAGAGATATTTTAATAGCCAAACATTTTTAATATCTAAAATTAAACTCTTTATTGTTGAATTGTTTGATCAACAAAAGTTCTTTGTTGTAATTCTCTGTCAAGCATCAATAATCCATGTTTATTTCCTTCCATCATTTTTAATTGTTGCAATATTCTATCTACATTAGCTTCTTCTTCAACTTGTTCGGAAACAAACCATTGCAACATATTATATGTAGCATGATCTTTTTCTTCGAAAGAAATATCCACCAGATTATTTATTAATCCGGTAACCTTTTGTTCATGCTTCAAAGTGTCTTCAAAAATTTCAATTTCGTCTTTCCATTCAGTTTTTACAGCATCGATTGGTTTTAATAAAACTCTTCCTCCACGTTCATTTACATAATTGAAAAATTTCATCACATGCGATATTTCTTCCTGATATTGAATTTTCATCCAATTGGCAATACCAGAGAGATTTTTATTCTCGAGATAAGCTGCCATTGAAAGATAAAAATAAGCAGACCAATACTCAGCATTAATTTGCTCGTTTAGTTCTTTTTCTATTCTATTATTTAACATATTTTATTTT
This region of Patescibacteria group bacterium genomic DNA includes:
- a CDS encoding dihydroorotate dehydrogenase-like protein, coding for MDLSVKYLGLNLKNPIIIGSSGLTDSVEKIKNLEKFGAAAVVLKSLFEEQILMEMGKSENQDYHDYPEAHDYARYYTKEKSTSDYINLIRDAKAAVNIPVIASINCTDNKEWIAFSKKIENAGADALEINVSMLPSDINLSSVENEKKYFDIISDVRKNIKIPIALKMSKYSAGLAQLIQKLSWTKNLDAFVLFNRYYNPDIDLVKMKIISSNILSTPEEISTSLRWIALLSNKIQLPLVATTGIHDSEGVIKQILAGAQAVEIVSTIMKMKADYLPK
- a CDS encoding ferritin is translated as MLNNRIEKELNEQINAEYWSAYFYLSMAAYLENKNLSGIANWMKIQYQEEISHVMKFFNYVNERGGRVLLKPIDAVKTEWKDEIEIFEDTLKHEQKVTGLINNLVDISFEEKDHATYNMLQWFVSEQVEEEANVDRILQQLKMMEGNKHGLLMLDRELQQRTFVDQTIQQ